One Panicum virgatum strain AP13 chromosome 9K, P.virgatum_v5, whole genome shotgun sequence genomic region harbors:
- the LOC120651453 gene encoding cell number regulator 4-like, whose protein sequence is MSGYPPPPGAWTTGLCGCCSDCKSCCLAFFCPCVAFGQVAETLDKGSTSCGMAGAIYCALQHAGLCLLHCLYSCSYRGKLRAAYGLPAEPCADGCVHCFCEPCALSQMYRELKNRCADPADGWEVNSQKMATAPVPRPARTSARDDALTSV, encoded by the exons ATGAGCGGCTAtccaccgccgccgggggcCTGGACCACCGGCCTCTGTGGCTGCTGCAGCGACTGCAAGAGCT GCTGCCTGGCGTTCTTCTGCCCGTGTGTCGCATTCGGCCAGGTGGCAGAGACCTTGGACAAGGGATCCACAT CCTGTGGTATGGCTGGTGCGATCTACTGCGCGCTGCAGCACGCGGGGTTGTGCCTGCTCCACTGCCTCTACTCCTGCTCCTACCGCGGCAAGCTCCGGGCGGCGTACGGCCTGCCGGCGGAGCCATGCGCCGACGGCTGCGTCCACTGCTTCTGCGAGCCATGTGCGCTCTCCCAGATGTACCGGGAGCTCAAGAACCGATGCGCCGACCCGGCAGATG GATGGGAAGTGAATTCACAGAAGATGGCCACGGCTCCCGTACCCAGGCCTGCCCGTACCAGTGCAAGAGATGACGCGTTGACGAGTGTGTAA
- the LOC120651454 gene encoding protein NRT1/ PTR FAMILY 8.3-like isoform X2 — protein MERADEERPLLHVQPPTSPQDAASEYARDGSVDINKQPALKNGTGKWRACFLILGVEFSECMAFFAISKNLVTYLTTVLHESKVAAAGNVSAWVGACFFTPLFGAFIADTYWGRYWTIVVFLPVYFVAMVVLIASASLPIFAMSTDHGGNVHRIVFYLGLYLAAIGNGGVKPCTSTFGADQFDTTDPVERVQKGSFFNWFRKMGASPLTSIFQVIVAAARKWHMKLPDDSSLLYELTLPSATDESHKIKHTNEFRFFDKAAIASSPSDKEFTVPVSSWQLCTVTQVEEVKMLLRISPIWASFLIFYSVSAQMASTLVEQGMFMDNRVGSFAIPPASMSIIGVFSIFIWVPAYETLLVPLARRFTGKEKGFSQAQRLAIGQALSMLTMVYAALIEMRRLAIAEVKGLTNQNVPVPMSILWQAPLYLVHGAAEVFGGIGVTELFYDHSPETMKSLCAALGQLALASGSCINTFLLGVVAVATTHGGAPGWIPDNLNEGHLDYFFWMLAALSLLNLALFVHYSVRHRGKTSC, from the exons ATGGAAAGAGCTGATGAAGAGAGGCCCCTCCTCCATGTCCAACCTCCTACTTCTCCTCAG GATGCAGCTTCAGAATATGCAAGAGATGGATCAGTTGATATCAACAAACAGCCTGCTCTTAAGAATGGCACGGGGAAGTGGAGAGCATGCTTCCTCATCTTAG GTGTCGAATTCAGTGAGTGCATGGCCTTCTTTGCGATCTCCAAGAATTTAGTTACCTACCTCACAACTGTTCTACATGAAAGCAAAGTCGCTGCAGCGGGAAATGTCTCTGCCTGGGTCGGAGCTTGCTTCTTCACTCCACTTTTTGGTGCTTTCATTGCAGACACTTACTGGGGGAGATATTGGACAATCGTTGTTTTCCTTCCAGTTTACTTTGTC GCTATGGTCGTTCTAATAGCCTCTGCATCCCTCCCCATATTTGCCATGTCTACCGACCATGGTGGCAATGTTCACCGAATAGTGTTTTACCTTGGACTCTACCTTGCTGCCATTGGGAACGGCGGTGTTAAGCCCTGCACATCAACCTTTGGGGCTGACCAATTTGACACAACTGACCCAGTAGAGCGGGTGCAGAAGGGCTCCTTCTTCAACTG GTTTAGGAAAATGGGAGCAAGCCCCCTTACGAGCATATTTCAAGTGATTGTAGCAGCTGCCAGAAAGTGGCATATGAAATTGCCGGATGATAGCTCGCTTCTGTATGAGCTGACTTTGCCTTCTGCAACTGATGAGAGTCATAAAATCAAACATACCAATGAATTCAG GTTCTTTGACAAGGCTGCTATTGCATCGTCCCCATCAGACAAAGAATTCACAGTGCCAGTAAGCTCATGGCAGCTCTGTACGGTGACACAGGTTGAGGAGGTCAAGATGCTGCTGCGGATATCTCCCATCTGGGCATCATTCCTGATCTTTTACTCAGTCAGCGCGCAGATGGCATCAACTTTGGTTGAGCAGGGCATGTTCATGGACAACCGTGTCGGCTCGTTCGCCATCCCACCCGCATCCATGTCGATCATTGGTGTGTTCAGTATCTTTATCTGGGTCCCAGCTTATGAAACTTTATTGGTACCACTTGCAAGGCGTTTCACCGGCAAGGAAAAGGGCTTCTCCCAGGCACAGCGCCTAGCCATTGGCCAAGCATTGTCCATGCTCACAATGGTGTATGCGGCATTGATTGAGATGAGGAGGCTGGCGATTGCGGAAGTCAAAGGCCTGACAAATCAGAATGTGCCTGTGCCAATGAGCATCCTTTGGCAAGCGCCACTTTATTTGGTGCATGGTGCAGCTGAGGTCTTTGGCGGCATTGGCGTGACGGAGCTCTTTTATGACCATTCCCCAGAGACTATGAAAAGCCTGTGTGCAGCACTTGGGCAGCTGGCACTTGCATCCGGGTCTTGCATCAACACATTCCTTCTTGGTGTTGTCGCAGTAGCCACAACACATGGTGGGGCACCTGGGTGGATCCCGGACAATCTGAATGAAGGTCATCTGGACTATTTCTTTTGGATGCTGGCCGCTCTTAGCTTACTGAATTTGGCTCTGTTTGTGCATTACTCAGTGAGGCACAGAGGCAAGACAAGTTGTTGA
- the LOC120651454 gene encoding protein NRT1/ PTR FAMILY 8.3-like isoform X1 has translation MERADEERPLLHVQPPTSPQDAASEYARDGSVDINKQPALKNGTGKWRACFLILGVEFSECMAFFAISKNLVTYLTTVLHESKVAAAGNVSAWVGACFFTPLFGAFIADTYWGRYWTIVVFLPVYFVAMVVLIASASLPIFAMSTDHGGNVHRIVFYLGLYLAAIGNGGVKPCTSTFGADQFDTTDPVERVQKGSFFNWYYFMISTSSLLSGTVIVWLQENVGWAVSFAIPAALMLICFLVFLSGSRIYRFRKMGASPLTSIFQVIVAAARKWHMKLPDDSSLLYELTLPSATDESHKIKHTNEFRFFDKAAIASSPSDKEFTVPVSSWQLCTVTQVEEVKMLLRISPIWASFLIFYSVSAQMASTLVEQGMFMDNRVGSFAIPPASMSIIGVFSIFIWVPAYETLLVPLARRFTGKEKGFSQAQRLAIGQALSMLTMVYAALIEMRRLAIAEVKGLTNQNVPVPMSILWQAPLYLVHGAAEVFGGIGVTELFYDHSPETMKSLCAALGQLALASGSCINTFLLGVVAVATTHGGAPGWIPDNLNEGHLDYFFWMLAALSLLNLALFVHYSVRHRGKTSC, from the exons ATGGAAAGAGCTGATGAAGAGAGGCCCCTCCTCCATGTCCAACCTCCTACTTCTCCTCAG GATGCAGCTTCAGAATATGCAAGAGATGGATCAGTTGATATCAACAAACAGCCTGCTCTTAAGAATGGCACGGGGAAGTGGAGAGCATGCTTCCTCATCTTAG GTGTCGAATTCAGTGAGTGCATGGCCTTCTTTGCGATCTCCAAGAATTTAGTTACCTACCTCACAACTGTTCTACATGAAAGCAAAGTCGCTGCAGCGGGAAATGTCTCTGCCTGGGTCGGAGCTTGCTTCTTCACTCCACTTTTTGGTGCTTTCATTGCAGACACTTACTGGGGGAGATATTGGACAATCGTTGTTTTCCTTCCAGTTTACTTTGTC GCTATGGTCGTTCTAATAGCCTCTGCATCCCTCCCCATATTTGCCATGTCTACCGACCATGGTGGCAATGTTCACCGAATAGTGTTTTACCTTGGACTCTACCTTGCTGCCATTGGGAACGGCGGTGTTAAGCCCTGCACATCAACCTTTGGGGCTGACCAATTTGACACAACTGACCCAGTAGAGCGGGTGCAGAAGGGCTCCTTCTTCAACTGGTACTACTTCATGATCAGCACCAGCTCCCTGCTGTCTGGCACAGTGATTGTTTGGCTGCAGGAAAATGTTGGGTGGGCGGTCAGCTTCGCGATCCCAGCAGCACTCATGCTCATTTGTTTCCTTGTATTTTTATCTGGCTCGAGGATATACAGGTTTAGGAAAATGGGAGCAAGCCCCCTTACGAGCATATTTCAAGTGATTGTAGCAGCTGCCAGAAAGTGGCATATGAAATTGCCGGATGATAGCTCGCTTCTGTATGAGCTGACTTTGCCTTCTGCAACTGATGAGAGTCATAAAATCAAACATACCAATGAATTCAG GTTCTTTGACAAGGCTGCTATTGCATCGTCCCCATCAGACAAAGAATTCACAGTGCCAGTAAGCTCATGGCAGCTCTGTACGGTGACACAGGTTGAGGAGGTCAAGATGCTGCTGCGGATATCTCCCATCTGGGCATCATTCCTGATCTTTTACTCAGTCAGCGCGCAGATGGCATCAACTTTGGTTGAGCAGGGCATGTTCATGGACAACCGTGTCGGCTCGTTCGCCATCCCACCCGCATCCATGTCGATCATTGGTGTGTTCAGTATCTTTATCTGGGTCCCAGCTTATGAAACTTTATTGGTACCACTTGCAAGGCGTTTCACCGGCAAGGAAAAGGGCTTCTCCCAGGCACAGCGCCTAGCCATTGGCCAAGCATTGTCCATGCTCACAATGGTGTATGCGGCATTGATTGAGATGAGGAGGCTGGCGATTGCGGAAGTCAAAGGCCTGACAAATCAGAATGTGCCTGTGCCAATGAGCATCCTTTGGCAAGCGCCACTTTATTTGGTGCATGGTGCAGCTGAGGTCTTTGGCGGCATTGGCGTGACGGAGCTCTTTTATGACCATTCCCCAGAGACTATGAAAAGCCTGTGTGCAGCACTTGGGCAGCTGGCACTTGCATCCGGGTCTTGCATCAACACATTCCTTCTTGGTGTTGTCGCAGTAGCCACAACACATGGTGGGGCACCTGGGTGGATCCCGGACAATCTGAATGAAGGTCATCTGGACTATTTCTTTTGGATGCTGGCCGCTCTTAGCTTACTGAATTTGGCTCTGTTTGTGCATTACTCAGTGAGGCACAGAGGCAAGACAAGTTGTTGA